A single Rattus norvegicus strain BN/NHsdMcwi chromosome 5, GRCr8, whole genome shotgun sequence DNA region contains:
- the Plag1 gene encoding zinc finger protein PLAG1 isoform X2 — MATHSPEKTHKCNYCEKMFHRKDHLKNHLHTHDPNKETFKCEECGKSYNTKLGFKRHLALHAATSGDLTCKVCLQTFESTGVLLEHLKSHAGKSSGGVKEKKHQCEHCERRFYTRKDVRRHMVVHTGRKDFLCQYCAQRFGRKDHLTRHMKKSHNQELLKVKTEPVDFLDPFTCNMSVPIKDELLPVMSLPSSELLSKPFTNTLQLNLYNTPFQSMQSSGSTHQMITTLPLGMTCPIDMDTVHPSHHLAFKCPFSSTSYAISIPEKEQPLKGEIESYLMELQGGAPSSSQDSQASSSKLGLEPQSGSPDDGAGDLSLSKSSISISDPLNTPALDFSQLFNFIPLNGPPYNPLSVGSLGMSYSQDEAHSSVSQLPTQTQDLQDPANTVGLGSLHSLSAAFTSSLSSSTTLPRFHQAFQ, encoded by the coding sequence ATGGCTACTCACTCTCCTGAGAAAACCCACAAGTGTAATTATTGTGAGAAAATGTTTCACCGGAAAGACCATCTGAAGAACCACCTCCATACACACGACCCCAACAAAGAGACTTTTAAATGCGAAGAGTGTGGCAAGAGCTACAACACCAAGCTTGGGTTTAAGCGACACTTGGCCTTGCACGCTGCCACCAGTGGCGACCTCACCTGCAAGGTGTGTTTGCAGACTTTTGAGAGCACAGGTGTGCTCCTAGAGCACCTGAAATCTCACGCAGGCAAGTCCTCTGGGGGCGTGAAAGAGAAAAAGCACCAGTGTGAGCACTGCGAGCGCAGGTTCTACACCCGGAAGGATGTTCGGAGACACATGGTGGTGCACACGGGAAGAAAGGACTTCCTCTGTCAGTACTGTGCACAGAGATTTGGACGAAAGGATCACCTCACTCGACACATGAAGAAGAGTCACAATCAAGAGCTTCTGAAGGTCAAAACTGAACCAGTCGATTTCCTGGACCCATTCACCTGCAACATGTCTGTGCCTATAAAAGATGAGCTCCTGCCGGTCATGTCCTTGCCTTCCAGCGAACTCTTGTCAAAGCCATTCACCAACACTTTGCAGTTAAACCTCTATAACACTCCATTTCAGTCCATGCAGAGCTCTGGGTCTACTCACCAAATGATAACAACTTTACCTTTGGGAATGACGTGCCCCATAGATATGGACACTGTTCACCCCTCTCATCATCTTGCTTTCAAATGCCCGTTCAGTTCTACCTCATACGCAATCTCTATTCCCGAGAAAGAACAGCCCTTAAAGGGGGAAATCGAGAGTTATCTGATGGAGTTACAAGGTGGCGCACCATCTTCATCCCAGGATTCTCAAGCATCATCGTCTAAGTTAGGGTTAGAGCCTCAGAGTGGCTCCCCAGACGATGGTGCTGGGGACCTCTCCCTGTCAAAGAGCTCTATCTCTATCAGTGACCCCCTGAACACACCAGCATTGGATTTCTCTCAGTTGTTCAATTTCATACCATTAAATGGTCCTCCTTACAATCCGCTCTCCGTGGGAAGCCTTGGGATGAGCTATTCCCAGGACGAGGCGCATTCTTCTGTTTCTCAGCTGCCCACACAAACACAGGATCTTCAGGATCCTGCGAACACAGTGGGCCTTGGCTCTCTGCACTCACTGTCAGCAGCTTTCACCAGCAGCCTAAGCTCAAGCACTACCCTGCCCCGTTTCCACCAGGCCTTTCAGTAG
- the Rpl19l4 gene encoding LINE-1 retrotransposable element ORF1 protein, which translates to MARGKHRNPSNRKQDYMASSEPNSPTKANTDYPNTPEKQDLVSKSYLIMMLEDFKKDIKNSLREQVEAYREESQKSLKEFQENTIKQLKELKMEIEAIKKEHMETTLDIENQKKRQGAVDTCFTNRIQEMEERISGAEDSIEIIDSTVKDNVKQKKLLVQNIQEIQDSMRRSNLTIIGIEESEDSQLKGPVNIFNKIIEENFPNLKKRDTHRHTRSLQNSK; encoded by the coding sequence atggcgagaggcaagcacaggaacccaagcaacagaaagcaagactacatggcatcatcggagcccaattctcccaccaaagcaaacacggattatccaaacacaccagaaaagcaagatctagtttcaaaatcatatttgatcatgatgctggaggacttcaagaaagacataaagaactcccttagagaacaagtagaagcctacagagaggaatcgcaaaaatccctgaaagaattccaggaaaacacaatcaaacagttgaaggaattaaaaatggaaatagaagcaatcaagaaagaacacatggaaacaaccctggacatagaaaatcaaaagaaaagacaaggagctgtagatacatgcttcaccaacagaatacaagagatggaagagagaatctcgggagcagaagattccatagaaatcattgactcaactgtcaaagataatgtaaagcagaaaaagctactggtccaaaacatacaggaaatccaggactcaatgagaagatcaaacctaacgataataggtatagaagagagtgaagactcccagctcaaaggaccagtaaatatcttcaacaaaatcatagaagaaaacttccctaacctaaaaaaaagagatacccataggcatacaagaagcctacagaactccaaatag
- the Plag1 gene encoding zinc finger protein PLAG1 isoform X1 has product MATVIPGDLSEVRDTQKAPSGKRKRGESKPRKNFPCQLCDKAFNSVEKLKVHSFSHTGERPYKCTHQDCTKAFVSKYKLQRHMATHSPEKTHKCNYCEKMFHRKDHLKNHLHTHDPNKETFKCEECGKSYNTKLGFKRHLALHAATSGDLTCKVCLQTFESTGVLLEHLKSHAGKSSGGVKEKKHQCEHCERRFYTRKDVRRHMVVHTGRKDFLCQYCAQRFGRKDHLTRHMKKSHNQELLKVKTEPVDFLDPFTCNMSVPIKDELLPVMSLPSSELLSKPFTNTLQLNLYNTPFQSMQSSGSTHQMITTLPLGMTCPIDMDTVHPSHHLAFKCPFSSTSYAISIPEKEQPLKGEIESYLMELQGGAPSSSQDSQASSSKLGLEPQSGSPDDGAGDLSLSKSSISISDPLNTPALDFSQLFNFIPLNGPPYNPLSVGSLGMSYSQDEAHSSVSQLPTQTQDLQDPANTVGLGSLHSLSAAFTSSLSSSTTLPRFHQAFQ; this is encoded by the exons ATGGCCACTGTCATTCCTGGTGATTTGTCAGAAGTAAGAGATACCCAGAAAGCCCCTTCAGGGAAACGTAAGCGTGGTGAAAGCAAACCAAGAAAAAACTTTCCTTGCCAACTGTGTGACAAGGCCTTTAACAGTGTTGAGAAATTAAAGGTTCACTCCTTCTCTCACACGGGAGAGAGGCCCTACAAGTGCACACACCAAGACTGCACCAAGGCCTTTGTTTCTAAGTACAAATTACAAAG GCACATGGCTACTCACTCTCCTGAGAAAACCCACAAGTGTAATTATTGTGAGAAAATGTTTCACCGGAAAGACCATCTGAAGAACCACCTCCATACACACGACCCCAACAAAGAGACTTTTAAATGCGAAGAGTGTGGCAAGAGCTACAACACCAAGCTTGGGTTTAAGCGACACTTGGCCTTGCACGCTGCCACCAGTGGCGACCTCACCTGCAAGGTGTGTTTGCAGACTTTTGAGAGCACAGGTGTGCTCCTAGAGCACCTGAAATCTCACGCAGGCAAGTCCTCTGGGGGCGTGAAAGAGAAAAAGCACCAGTGTGAGCACTGCGAGCGCAGGTTCTACACCCGGAAGGATGTTCGGAGACACATGGTGGTGCACACGGGAAGAAAGGACTTCCTCTGTCAGTACTGTGCACAGAGATTTGGACGAAAGGATCACCTCACTCGACACATGAAGAAGAGTCACAATCAAGAGCTTCTGAAGGTCAAAACTGAACCAGTCGATTTCCTGGACCCATTCACCTGCAACATGTCTGTGCCTATAAAAGATGAGCTCCTGCCGGTCATGTCCTTGCCTTCCAGCGAACTCTTGTCAAAGCCATTCACCAACACTTTGCAGTTAAACCTCTATAACACTCCATTTCAGTCCATGCAGAGCTCTGGGTCTACTCACCAAATGATAACAACTTTACCTTTGGGAATGACGTGCCCCATAGATATGGACACTGTTCACCCCTCTCATCATCTTGCTTTCAAATGCCCGTTCAGTTCTACCTCATACGCAATCTCTATTCCCGAGAAAGAACAGCCCTTAAAGGGGGAAATCGAGAGTTATCTGATGGAGTTACAAGGTGGCGCACCATCTTCATCCCAGGATTCTCAAGCATCATCGTCTAAGTTAGGGTTAGAGCCTCAGAGTGGCTCCCCAGACGATGGTGCTGGGGACCTCTCCCTGTCAAAGAGCTCTATCTCTATCAGTGACCCCCTGAACACACCAGCATTGGATTTCTCTCAGTTGTTCAATTTCATACCATTAAATGGTCCTCCTTACAATCCGCTCTCCGTGGGAAGCCTTGGGATGAGCTATTCCCAGGACGAGGCGCATTCTTCTGTTTCTCAGCTGCCCACACAAACACAGGATCTTCAGGATCCTGCGAACACAGTGGGCCTTGGCTCTCTGCACTCACTGTCAGCAGCTTTCACCAGCAGCCTAAGCTCAAGCACTACCCTGCCCCGTTTCCACCAGGCCTTTCAGTAG